CGTCAGCGGCGACGAGCTGGACTTCGTGGCCGACCCGCAGGCCTTCGAGTGGGTGTGCACGCGGGTGCAGGGCCACGGCTTCGGCCTGCCGCTGCTGCGCTGAAGTCCAGTCCGGCCCCTCTGCTACCCTCGCCGCATGCGCCTGCCCGAGCTTGCCGCCGCCCTGAAGTTGCCCACCGACGTGCCGGACGTGCCCGTGCGGGGCGTCACGCACAACGCCGCGTGGGCCGGGCCGGGGGACGTGTTCGTGGCGATCCGGGGCGCGCGCTTCGACGGCCACACCTTCATCCCGCAGGTCGCGGCGGCCGGCGCGGTGGCCGTGCTGGGCGAGGGGCTGCCCGAGGGCCAGACCTCGCTCCTGCCGTACCTGACGGTGCCGGACGCCCGCGCCGCCCTGGCCGACGCCGCCGCCGCGCTGAGCGGTGAGCCCAGCCGCACCCTGAAGGTGGTGGGCGTGACCGGCACCGACGGCAAGACCACCACCAGCTGGCTGACCCGTCACCTGCTGCGCGCGGCGGGCCTTTCCACGGGCCTGCTGAGCACAGTGGGGTACGAGCTGCCGGACGGCGTGCTGCGGCACTTCCCCGCGCACTTCACGACCCCCGAGGCCCCGCAGGTGCAGGCCACGCTGCGCGACATGCTGCACGCGGGCGCCGGCGCGGTGGTGCTGGAGGCCAGCTCGCACGCGCTGGCGCTCGACCGCGTGCGCGGCGTGGCGTGGGACGTGGCCGTGTGGACCCACCTGTCGAGCGAGCATCTGGACTTCCACGGCAGCGTCGAGCACTACTTCGCCGCCAAGCGCCAGCTGATCGAGCGCAGTCCCTTCGCCGTCCTGAACGCCGACGATCCGTGGACCGCCCGGCTGCGCGGCGTGGCCCCCACCGAGGTCACCTACAGCGCCGAAGGGCAGGCGGCCGAGTGGCAGGCCCGCGAGATCGAGGAACGCGCGACCGGCCTGCACTTCTACGTGACGTCCCCGCTGGGCGCGTTTGGCGCCGCGCTGCCGATGATCGGGCGCTTCAACGTGGCCAACGCGCTGGCGGCCATGGCGGCGGCGGCCCACCTGGGCGCGGCGGTGCCGGACCTCGTGGCGGGCCTCGCGTCGTTCCGGGGCGTGCCGGGCCGCATGGAACTCGTGCCGGGTGGCGTGGACGACCCGCGCGTGGTCGTGGACTTCGCGCACACTCCCCCCAGCCTCGAGAAGGCGCTGACGACCCTGCGCGCGACCACGGGCGGTCAGCTGTGGGTGCTGCTCGGCTCGGCGGGCGGGCCGCGCGATCCCTCGAAACGCGCGCCGCTCGGCGAGGTCGCCACGCGGCTCGCGGACCACGCCGTCTTCACCGAGGAGGACCACCGCGACACGCCGCTGAAGGACATCCTGCGCGAGATGGAGCGCGGCGCGGGCGGCCGCACGAACTTCGTGAGCATCCCGGATCGGCGGGGAGCCATCGAGCACGTCATCCGCGCGGCGCGGCCCGGCGACACCGTCCTGCTGGCCGGCAAGGGCCCGGAGGACACCCTGGAGCGCGGCGACCACACCCTCCCGTGGAACGAGGTG
This region of Deinococcus metalli genomic DNA includes:
- a CDS encoding UDP-N-acetylmuramoyl-L-alanyl-D-glutamate--2,6-diaminopimelate ligase, giving the protein MRLPELAAALKLPTDVPDVPVRGVTHNAAWAGPGDVFVAIRGARFDGHTFIPQVAAAGAVAVLGEGLPEGQTSLLPYLTVPDARAALADAAAALSGEPSRTLKVVGVTGTDGKTTTSWLTRHLLRAAGLSTGLLSTVGYELPDGVLRHFPAHFTTPEAPQVQATLRDMLHAGAGAVVLEASSHALALDRVRGVAWDVAVWTHLSSEHLDFHGSVEHYFAAKRQLIERSPFAVLNADDPWTARLRGVAPTEVTYSAEGQAAEWQAREIEERATGLHFYVTSPLGAFGAALPMIGRFNVANALAAMAAAAHLGAAVPDLVAGLASFRGVPGRMELVPGGVDDPRVVVDFAHTPPSLEKALTTLRATTGGQLWVLLGSAGGPRDPSKRAPLGEVATRLADHAVFTEEDHRDTPLKDILREMERGAGGRTNFVSIPDRRGAIEHVIRAARPGDTVLLAGKGPEDTLERGDHTLPWNEVQEARNALAARPHR